The following coding sequences lie in one Arachis ipaensis cultivar K30076 chromosome B03, Araip1.1, whole genome shotgun sequence genomic window:
- the LOC107630723 gene encoding uncharacterized protein LOC107630723, whose amino-acid sequence MEKSKQEDQHRFSKGRSSSWPSNKSVWDCGSTLYDSYELHSFKRQIDSAIASSPRTLSMPHLTDHRRRFHQQPPPSSSSNNKSFKISRTFQKLLRFVFKSSSSNNKFRICGSDGHNKLEMADLEEKYSKERLYVVYDKYDQAVLSTIPELPEFEMGGLSPEISSLVRKSASERFTTPTPIRISCA is encoded by the coding sequence atggaGAAATCTAAACAAGAAGATCAACATCGATTTTCAAAGGGAAGGAGTTCATCTTGGCCCAGCAACAAAAGCGTTTGGGACTGTGGAAGCACACTCTATGACTCCTACGAGCTTCACTCCTTCAAGCGCCAAATCGACTCTGCCATAGCCAGTTCCCCAAGAACCCTTTCCATGCCTCATTTAACAGACCACCGTCGCCGTTTTCACCAGCAACCACCACCTTCATCATCATCCAACAATAAGTCGTTCAAGATCTCACGAACCTTCCAGAAACTCCTTCGCTTTGTTTTCAAGTCCAGCAGCAGCAATAATAAATTCAGGATTTGTGGTAGTGATGGTCACAACAAACTCGAAATGGCAGATCTAGAAGAGAAATACTCGAAAGAACGTTTGTACGTGGTTTATGATAAGTATGATCAAGCGGTTCTGTCAACTATACCGGAACTTCCAGAGTTTGAGATGGGTGGACTTTCGCCGGAGATAAGTTCCTTGGTTAGAAAGTCAGCTTCCGAAAGGTTTACTACGCCCACTCCTATTCGTATTTCGTGTGCTTGA
- the LOC107634556 gene encoding uncharacterized protein LOC107634556 isoform X2: protein MASVGMAPTSGVRESGGGVDRLPEEMNDMKIRDDKEMEATVVDGNGMETGHIIVTTIGGKNGQPKQGCKCLYLDIDDDRKEVGTTVTHADLEPRRSRTDLNSKTGAFLMVLTILLGLLCFILCLIAEATRSQESPSISPLT from the exons ATGGCATCTGTTGGTATGGCACCAACATCAGGCGTGAGAGAATCAGGTGGCGGCGTTGATAGATTGCCGGAAGAGATGAACGATATGAAAATTAGGGATGATAAG GAAATGGAAGCTacagttgttgatggcaatggaATGGAGACCGGCCATATCATTGTAACTACTATTGGTGGTAAAAATGGTCAACCAAAGCAG GGGTGCAAATGCTTGTATCTTGATATTGATGATGATAGGAAGGAAGTTGGTACAACAG TAACACATGCAGATCTTGAACCAAGAAGAAGCAGAACAGATTTAAATAGCAAAACTGGTGCATTTCTTATGGTTCTTACAATTTTATTAGGCCTCTTGTGTTTCATCTTGTGTCTCATTGCAGAAGCCACACGTTCTCAG GAGAGTCCTTCGATCAGTCCACTTACATAG
- the LOC107634556 gene encoding shaggy-related protein kinase alpha-like isoform X4, whose amino-acid sequence MASVGMAPTSGVRESGGGVDRLPEEMNDMKIRDDKEMEATVVDGNGMETGHIIVTTIGGKNGQPKQGCKCLYLDIDDDRKEVGTTGLLCFILCLIAEATRSQESPSISPLT is encoded by the exons ATGGCATCTGTTGGTATGGCACCAACATCAGGCGTGAGAGAATCAGGTGGCGGCGTTGATAGATTGCCGGAAGAGATGAACGATATGAAAATTAGGGATGATAAG GAAATGGAAGCTacagttgttgatggcaatggaATGGAGACCGGCCATATCATTGTAACTACTATTGGTGGTAAAAATGGTCAACCAAAGCAG GGGTGCAAATGCTTGTATCTTGATATTGATGATGATAGGAAGGAAGTTGGTACAACAG GCCTCTTGTGTTTCATCTTGTGTCTCATTGCAGAAGCCACACGTTCTCAG GAGAGTCCTTCGATCAGTCCACTTACATAG
- the LOC107634556 gene encoding uncharacterized protein LOC107634556 isoform X1 has protein sequence MASVGMAPTSGVRESGGGVDRLPEEMNDMKIRDDKEMEATVVDGNGMETGHIIVTTIGGKNGQPKQGCKCLYLDIDDDRKEVGTTVTHADLEPRRSRTDLNSKTGAFLMVLTILLGLLCFILCLIAEATRSQDWDSILNFIEKS, from the exons ATGGCATCTGTTGGTATGGCACCAACATCAGGCGTGAGAGAATCAGGTGGCGGCGTTGATAGATTGCCGGAAGAGATGAACGATATGAAAATTAGGGATGATAAG GAAATGGAAGCTacagttgttgatggcaatggaATGGAGACCGGCCATATCATTGTAACTACTATTGGTGGTAAAAATGGTCAACCAAAGCAG GGGTGCAAATGCTTGTATCTTGATATTGATGATGATAGGAAGGAAGTTGGTACAACAG TAACACATGCAGATCTTGAACCAAGAAGAAGCAGAACAGATTTAAATAGCAAAACTGGTGCATTTCTTATGGTTCTTACAATTTTATTAGGCCTCTTGTGTTTCATCTTGTGTCTCATTGCAGAAGCCACACGTTCTCAG GATTGGGATTCTATACTCAACTTCATTGAGAAGTCATAA
- the LOC107634556 gene encoding shaggy-related protein kinase alpha-like isoform X3, which translates to MASVGMAPTSGVRESGGGVDRLPEEMNDMKIRDDKEMEATVVDGNGMETGHIIVTTIGGKNGQPKQGCKCLYLDIDDDRKEVGTTGLLCFILCLIAEATRSQDWDSILNFIEKS; encoded by the exons ATGGCATCTGTTGGTATGGCACCAACATCAGGCGTGAGAGAATCAGGTGGCGGCGTTGATAGATTGCCGGAAGAGATGAACGATATGAAAATTAGGGATGATAAG GAAATGGAAGCTacagttgttgatggcaatggaATGGAGACCGGCCATATCATTGTAACTACTATTGGTGGTAAAAATGGTCAACCAAAGCAG GGGTGCAAATGCTTGTATCTTGATATTGATGATGATAGGAAGGAAGTTGGTACAACAG GCCTCTTGTGTTTCATCTTGTGTCTCATTGCAGAAGCCACACGTTCTCAG GATTGGGATTCTATACTCAACTTCATTGAGAAGTCATAA
- the LOC107634556 gene encoding shaggy-related protein kinase alpha-like isoform X5 — protein MASVGMAPTSGVRESGGGVDRLPEEMNDMKIRDDKEMEATVVDGNGMETGHIIVTTIGGKNGQPKQGCKCLYLDIDDDRKEVGTTGLGFYTQLH, from the exons ATGGCATCTGTTGGTATGGCACCAACATCAGGCGTGAGAGAATCAGGTGGCGGCGTTGATAGATTGCCGGAAGAGATGAACGATATGAAAATTAGGGATGATAAG GAAATGGAAGCTacagttgttgatggcaatggaATGGAGACCGGCCATATCATTGTAACTACTATTGGTGGTAAAAATGGTCAACCAAAGCAG GGGTGCAAATGCTTGTATCTTGATATTGATGATGATAGGAAGGAAGTTGGTACAACAG GATTGGGATTCTATACTCAACTTCATTGA
- the LOC107634556 gene encoding shaggy-related protein kinase alpha-like isoform X6 encodes MASVGMAPTSGVRESGGGVDRLPEEMNDMKIRDDKEMEATVVDGNGMETGHIIVTTIGGKNGQPKQGCKCLYLDIDDDRKEVGTTGH; translated from the exons ATGGCATCTGTTGGTATGGCACCAACATCAGGCGTGAGAGAATCAGGTGGCGGCGTTGATAGATTGCCGGAAGAGATGAACGATATGAAAATTAGGGATGATAAG GAAATGGAAGCTacagttgttgatggcaatggaATGGAGACCGGCCATATCATTGTAACTACTATTGGTGGTAAAAATGGTCAACCAAAGCAG GGGTGCAAATGCTTGTATCTTGATATTGATGATGATAGGAAGGAAGTTGGTACAACAG gaCATTAA
- the LOC107633406 gene encoding protein FAR1-RELATED SEQUENCE 5-like: MALAAFCNLLPSHQKMSDEDKAQVNSMKQFGIPVSKIMAYMAGQSGGYSMLRFTKKDLYNYVHSQWRARILDGDAAATISYLEGKANADLMSVARYTTTADNRLGNLFWVDSIMKSDYELFGDVLAFDATYRGNKYKKPLVVFFGTNHHRTPNLVVTDGDKAMRTTVTEVMPSTKHRLYAWHLEKICVQRVKEAEFRKVFKKAIYENFDVDEFERYWRTSIESLSLGQNTCLDRVVKDYQNNEVTAQFYSTYYIPVLNTGLDAIELSASKLYTRAVFREVKKQIKGVATLLF; the protein is encoded by the exons ATGGCCCTAGCTGCGTTTTGCAACCTGTTGCCAAGTCATCAAAAAATGAGCGACGAGGATAAGGCTCAAGTGAATAGCATGAAGCAATTCGGAATCCCTGTCTCGAAGATAATGGCTTACATGGCAGGCCAATCCGGTGGATATAGCATGCTTCGGTTTACAAAAAAGGATTTGTACAACTATGTTCACAGTCAATGGCGAGCACGAATCTTGGATGGGGATGCGGCTGCAACTATCAGTTACTTGGAGGGGAAGGCAAATGCGGACCTTATGTCAGTCGCCAGATACACAACGACTGCAGATAATCGGTTGGGTAACTTATTTTGGGTGGACAGTATCATGAAATCCGATTATGAGTTGTTTGGTGATGTCCTTGCATTTGACGCGACGTACCGTGGGAACAAGTACAAGAAACCTCTGGTGGTGTTCTTTGGGACAAATCATCACAG AACACCGAACCTTGTTGTGACGGATGGAGATAAGGCAATGCGCACTACCGTTACAGAGGTGATGCCTTCAACCAAGCACAGACTATATGCATGGCATTTGGAGAAAATTTGTGTCCAACGGGTAAAGGAAGCTGAATTTCGGAAAGTATTCAAAAAGGCTATCTATGAAAACTTTGATGTTGACGAGTTCGAGAGATATTGGAGGACCTCAATCGAGTCTCTCAGTCTAGGCCAAAATACATG TTTGGATAGGGTCGTGAAAGATTATCAGAACAATGAGGTTACTGCACAATTTTACTCCACTTATTACATACCCGTGTTAAATACTGGATTAGATGCAATAGAGTTGTCTGCGTCGAAGCTGTATACAAGAGCTGTTTTTAGGGAGGTTAAGAAGCAAATCAAGGGTGTTGCAACGCTATTGTTTTAG